The following are encoded together in the Nitrospirota bacterium genome:
- a CDS encoding ubiquitin-like protein UBact, translating to MNPTIERREKPVNPLEKPREEGGPKKPDTDTAKENLLKRMKKVDPKQAERYRQRTGQ from the coding sequence ATGAATCCGACCATTGAAAGACGAGAAAAGCCGGTCAACCCGCTTGAAAAACCGAGGGAAGAGGGGGGACCCAAGAAGCCTGACACCGATACTGCAAAGGAAAATCTCTTGAAGAGGATGAAAAAGGTGGATCCGAAGCAGGCAGAAAGATACCGTCAAAGAACAGGACAATAA